CCGTCGGCCAACGGGGTCTTCGCCGTGTAGACGACCTCGGCGACCCGCTCGGACTGCTCGGCACCGTGGCCGTCCGAGGAGGGCGACTCGAGCTTGGCCATCTTCTTCTCGACGGTCCAGTTCGGGTTCACCGTCGGGGTGACCGAGAGGACCTCCTCGGGCACCTGGACGGCGAGCTTGGTCGTCGGCGAGGTCCCGCACCCGTGACCGACGGAGAAGGTCAGCACGGCGTACGACCCGGCTGCGGTCGACGACGGGGTGACCGACACGTGGGCCGAGGCGGCACCCGCCGCGACGGCGACGAGGGCGGAGGAGCCGAGGGCGAGCGCCGCCGTGCGGGCAGCGTGCTGGGCAAAAGACATGGTTCTTCTCCTGGTTCGGGACCGCCCGGACGGGCG
Above is a window of Aeromicrobium senzhongii DNA encoding:
- a CDS encoding YcnI family copper-binding membrane protein encodes the protein MSFAQHAARTAALALGSSALVAVAAGAASAHVSVTPSSTAAGSYAVLTFSVGHGCGTSPTTKLAVQVPEEVLSVTPTVNPNWTVEKKMAKLESPSSDGHGAEQSERVAEVVYTAKTPLADGMRDTISLQLPLPEKEGEKLVFPVIQTCEEGETAWTQTYEEGEDEPESPAPFVVTTEAEGDGHGHGAAKAEDEPAEAGTGSDALGWSGVVLGALGLVAGGAALARTRSRG